The nucleotide window ACCGGCCACGATGAAAATCTATCTGGAACTGACTCATTTAACGGAATACAGTGAAAGAACAAACGACGGTTTGGGATATATGAAAGACTTGTTAAGTGATCATGAAAGCATCATCGAATTTCTTCGTGGAAATATCACTCCATTTGCAGAAAAGTATAAAGATTACGGTACCAGCGATTTTATTACAGGTCTGATGGAAACCCATGAGGAAATGGCATGGATGATCCGTTCCTATTTCAGATAACACAAAATAAAAAAGTTATAATTATCTTTGTGTAAACCATAAACAACTATACCTATGAAAGCCTTAATCGTGGATGATAATGATATTGCAAGAACAACATTAGCACACCTCGCCAAACAGGTTCCGGATCTTTCCATTGTCAGCGAGTTTTCCAATGCTATAGAAGCTTATCATTATCTTCAGTCCAATTCCGTCGATCTGATATTTCTCGATATAGAAATGCCGGAAATGACAGGAATTGAGCTCACGAAAACGCTTTCCGGTAAAGAGACCATCATCATTTTCACGACCTCAAAAAAGGAATATGCACTGGAAGCATTTGAGCTTAATATTGCAGATTACCTTCTGAAGCCCATTATGCCGGTCAGATTTCTGCAGGCAGTAAGCAAGGCACAGACGATTCTTGAAAGCAGAAAAGAGAATGTGGAAATCACAAGGGATGAGTTTCTTTTCGTGAGGGATTCCAATATTACAAGGCGCTTAAAACTGGATGATATTTTCTATGCTGAAGCCATGGGTGATTATGTAAAGTTTTATACCAAAGAAAAGATGTTTGCCATTCACGGTAAAATGAAAACGGCTGAAGAACGTCTTCCTAAAGATCATTTTATAAGAGTTCACCGTTCCTATATTGTCTCTGTGGGTAAAATTGACACCCTTCAGGACGGCGGTATTATGATCAACGGTAAATTCATTCCTGTGGCAGACGCCTACAGGAAAGCACTCAACACGAGAATGAATGTCTTTTAGCCTTTGCCGGCCATCAGAAATCTTACTTCCTTTTTTGATCTCAATTCCTGAACAGTTTAGGGTTTAATCAACCTTTATCTGTATTTTATTTAAATCAGACCGTTATTATGAAAAATATATCTTCAGTAATGGATAACAAGCGATTCAGCTATTTTATTATCCTGACATTTATTGCAGGCTCACTCCTGCTGATAGCTGTTCAGCTCAATTCTGCAGGAAATACCAAAGCGCTGATTCAGAATAACAATACCTTGCTGAGCGAATTACGTTCCAGCAATCATTTAAGGGAGATTGACCGTGATATTCTTGGAGTGGAAAGCAGAATCAGAGCTTCT belongs to Chryseobacterium gleum and includes:
- a CDS encoding Dps family protein is translated as MKTKIGITEKNTEAVAEQLAKLLADETLLYIKTRNAHWNVTGDNFHANHIFFEEQYKQLDELIDSVAERMRKIGHYAPATMKIYLELTHLTEYSERTNDGLGYMKDLLSDHESIIEFLRGNITPFAEKYKDYGTSDFITGLMETHEEMAWMIRSYFR
- a CDS encoding LytR/AlgR family response regulator transcription factor; translated protein: MKALIVDDNDIARTTLAHLAKQVPDLSIVSEFSNAIEAYHYLQSNSVDLIFLDIEMPEMTGIELTKTLSGKETIIIFTTSKKEYALEAFELNIADYLLKPIMPVRFLQAVSKAQTILESRKENVEITRDEFLFVRDSNITRRLKLDDIFYAEAMGDYVKFYTKEKMFAIHGKMKTAEERLPKDHFIRVHRSYIVSVGKIDTLQDGGIMINGKFIPVADAYRKALNTRMNVF